In one window of Pseudoalteromonas sp. GCY DNA:
- the betB gene encoding betaine-aldehyde dehydrogenase, whose product MTVPVYQNFIHGQFLANHSGEKFAVKNPATDEVIYEVEVADSHVQQAAIESAKAGFALWSAMAPIERSRVLHKAVSLLRERNDELAKIEVLDTGKPWQEAECVDIQTGADVIEYFAGLAPAHVGTQQPVGGDFFYTRKEPLGICAGIGAWNYPLQIACWKSGPALAAGNALIFKPSEETPLGAIKLAEIFIEAGVPAGVFNVVQGAAEVGQWLTTSPDIEKVSFTGEVGTGKKVMQSAASNLKEVTMELGGKSPLIVFEDADISQAIGAAMLGNFYTQGEVCTNCTRVFVQRKVYDAFLAELKQRTEQNIIAGDPLDPNVNLGALISKQHHTLVMDYIAKGKAEGATVLTGGEALSPETAPNGYFVAPTVFIDCHDDMTIVKEEIFGPVMSVLVFDDEEEVIQRANNTHLGLAAGVFSKDIKRAHRVIHQLEAGICWINSYGNSPAEMPVGGYKQSGIGRENGIETLDQYTQTKSVYVGMSDIESPF is encoded by the coding sequence GTGACAGTCCCTGTATATCAAAATTTTATTCATGGCCAGTTCTTGGCAAATCACTCAGGCGAAAAGTTTGCAGTAAAAAATCCAGCAACGGATGAAGTGATCTACGAGGTAGAGGTTGCCGATAGTCATGTTCAGCAAGCTGCGATTGAAAGTGCCAAAGCGGGCTTTGCATTATGGTCAGCGATGGCACCAATTGAGCGTAGTCGTGTTTTACATAAAGCGGTATCTCTGTTGCGCGAGCGTAACGATGAGCTTGCCAAGATTGAAGTGCTAGATACAGGTAAACCTTGGCAAGAGGCGGAATGTGTAGACATTCAAACTGGCGCTGATGTGATTGAATACTTTGCAGGGTTAGCACCCGCTCATGTTGGCACTCAGCAGCCTGTGGGAGGGGACTTTTTCTATACACGTAAAGAGCCTCTGGGGATTTGTGCAGGCATTGGCGCGTGGAATTATCCACTGCAAATTGCGTGTTGGAAATCAGGCCCTGCACTTGCCGCTGGTAACGCCCTCATTTTTAAGCCATCGGAAGAAACACCACTAGGCGCGATTAAGCTGGCCGAAATCTTTATTGAAGCCGGTGTCCCAGCGGGCGTATTCAATGTGGTACAAGGTGCCGCTGAGGTGGGCCAATGGCTTACTACCAGCCCTGATATTGAAAAAGTATCGTTCACCGGTGAAGTGGGTACTGGCAAAAAAGTAATGCAAAGTGCGGCAAGCAATTTAAAAGAAGTGACGATGGAGCTTGGCGGCAAATCACCACTTATCGTCTTTGAAGACGCTGATATCTCTCAAGCGATAGGTGCCGCGATGTTGGGCAACTTCTACACTCAAGGTGAAGTGTGTACCAACTGCACACGCGTATTTGTACAGCGTAAGGTTTACGACGCCTTCTTAGCTGAGCTAAAGCAGCGAACAGAACAAAATATCATCGCCGGCGATCCGCTCGATCCAAACGTAAATCTTGGCGCCCTAATCTCAAAGCAGCATCACACACTGGTGATGGATTACATTGCAAAAGGCAAAGCTGAAGGTGCAACCGTACTGACCGGTGGTGAAGCACTTAGTCCTGAAACGGCGCCAAACGGCTACTTTGTCGCACCGACCGTATTTATCGACTGTCATGATGACATGACCATAGTGAAAGAAGAGATCTTTGGCCCAGTGATGTCGGTATTGGTATTCGATGACGAGGAAGAAGTCATTCAGCGTGCAAACAACACCCACTTAGGTTTGGCTGCAGGTGTGTTTAGTAAAGATATTAAACGTGCACATCGTGTCATCCACCAGCTAGAAGCTGGTATTTGTTGGATCAATAGTTATGGCAACTCACCCGCTGAAATGCCCGTTGGAGGCTATAAGCAGTCGGGTATTGGCCGCGAAAATGGCATAGAGACGCTAGATCAATATACCCAGACTAAGTCTGTGTATGTTGGTATGAGCGATATTGAAAGTCCATTTTAA
- the betI gene encoding transcriptional regulator BetI yields the protein MPKVGMEPVRRQQLIDATLESVAELGLQATTINSISKRAGLSSGIISHYFGGKQGLIEATVRYLLNNLKYSLLDKTYGGCSAEQRLMYIVEANFAMVQQQSNTTRTWLSFWAQSMHDDELHRLQRVNSRRLQSNLATSFAAFMSRAQAKEAAELAAGMIDGLWLRAVLSKADHHAFHHSETLAKRYIQSLIKQFGG from the coding sequence ATGCCAAAAGTCGGAATGGAACCTGTTCGTCGTCAGCAGCTAATTGACGCCACTTTAGAGTCAGTTGCCGAGTTAGGATTACAAGCAACCACGATTAATAGTATCAGTAAAAGAGCCGGTCTCTCATCAGGGATTATTAGTCACTATTTTGGTGGTAAACAAGGCTTGATTGAAGCAACCGTGCGCTATCTATTAAACAACTTGAAATACAGTTTGTTAGACAAAACTTACGGTGGTTGTAGTGCCGAGCAGCGACTCATGTATATCGTAGAAGCTAACTTTGCCATGGTGCAGCAGCAGTCAAATACGACGCGTACTTGGTTGAGTTTCTGGGCGCAGTCTATGCACGATGACGAGCTACACCGACTACAGCGCGTTAACAGTCGCCGTCTGCAGAGTAACTTAGCGACTTCGTTTGCTGCTTTTATGTCGCGAGCACAGGCAAAAGAAGCGGCTGAGCTTGCCGCCGGTATGATTGACGGACTCTGGCTAAGAGCCGTGCTAAGCAAAGCTGACCATCATGCGTTTCATCACAGCGAAACGCTCGCAAAACGCTACATTCAATCACTTATTAAGCAGTTTGGAGGATAA
- a CDS encoding substrate-binding periplasmic protein has protein sequence MVKQYISVNNLIGMAILVWGLVFLPASASECSKTVNIGVVADWPPLTVFDKLGPWGLDVDIAEMVFQHVAVCTTYIRLPSSARTFEEMSKGVIDVAVMVSYTKDREAYGDFSLPYRFERMRLFSLSPPTALPDLASLLKQSKTIGLSIGSYYGEELGKLKQDPHYKDQFVSIASAQRRVEMLMKARVDFIVDDMITGNYFIKERGLDAAQAWPYVVHDNQVHFLLRKNVFSARLKSKIDEAILALKPKIELLVASYQSNASFGVSTVSNRFPSYQPLPLSNLN, from the coding sequence ATGGTTAAGCAGTACATATCAGTGAATAACTTGATTGGCATGGCTATATTGGTGTGGGGCTTGGTATTTCTCCCTGCCAGTGCAAGCGAATGCAGTAAAACGGTGAATATTGGCGTTGTTGCCGATTGGCCGCCATTAACTGTATTTGATAAGCTTGGACCTTGGGGCCTAGACGTAGACATTGCCGAGATGGTGTTCCAGCATGTTGCCGTGTGTACCACCTATATTCGTCTGCCTTCCAGCGCTCGCACTTTTGAAGAAATGTCAAAAGGTGTGATAGATGTCGCAGTAATGGTTAGCTACACTAAAGATAGAGAAGCTTACGGAGATTTCTCTCTGCCCTACCGTTTTGAACGTATGCGATTATTTTCATTATCGCCTCCCACAGCGCTTCCCGATTTAGCTTCATTACTAAAGCAATCGAAAACCATAGGGTTAAGCATTGGATCTTATTATGGAGAGGAGCTTGGTAAGCTTAAACAAGATCCCCACTATAAAGATCAGTTTGTGAGTATTGCCAGTGCGCAGCGGCGGGTTGAAATGTTAATGAAAGCGCGCGTTGATTTTATTGTGGATGATATGATCACGGGGAACTACTTTATCAAAGAGCGAGGACTTGACGCTGCACAGGCTTGGCCTTATGTGGTACATGATAACCAAGTACATTTTTTGCTGCGTAAAAATGTTTTTAGTGCGAGGCTGAAAAGCAAAATTGATGAGGCGATCTTAGCGCTTAAACCCAAGATTGAATTGTTAGTGGCGAGTTATCAGTCAAACGCTTCTTTTGGGGTTTCAACTGTCTCAAATAGGTTTCCTAGTTACCAACCGTTACCGCTTTCAAATCTTAACTAG
- a CDS encoding helix-turn-helix transcriptional regulator — MADLPIKNKIRMLRFMSGEMTQKELAERVGVTRQTIMAIEAAKYSPSLEVAFKIAHVFNVPIEEVFEYQP, encoded by the coding sequence ATGGCTGATTTACCAATAAAAAACAAAATCAGAATGTTACGTTTTATGAGCGGTGAAATGACACAAAAAGAGCTTGCTGAGCGAGTGGGTGTCACGAGGCAAACGATTATGGCTATCGAGGCTGCAAAGTACTCACCCTCGCTCGAAGTAGCATTTAAGATAGCGCATGTATTTAATGTCCCTATTGAAGAGGTCTTCGAATATCAGCCGTAA
- a CDS encoding GlxA family transcriptional regulator translates to MKPIKVAICHYPHAMKSAVYGLEELFFLADRICIEESLDTRFTTHVVTFSSAVKGDYNIVLLPPSVSSDYYLKPEPQLLAWLTEQHQRGAVIASACAGAFILAASGLSHQRLLTTHWGLTEAFKRHFPNQPIDTRKILIDHNDIMSAGGMMSWLDLGLELVKKYSGHLVMRKLGKTLVVDTAQREQSYYHQFQPNFQHGDDAVLRAQQYINTHYGRNISITELADIALLTQRTLQRRFAKVLGLKPNQYLQRFRVQKMCDLLESTSKPFDWIAHQVGYEDTTACRKVFNKSMGLTPSEFRKRF, encoded by the coding sequence ATGAAACCAATCAAAGTGGCGATTTGTCACTATCCTCATGCGATGAAGTCGGCTGTGTATGGTCTAGAAGAGCTGTTTTTTCTAGCAGATAGAATTTGTATCGAAGAGTCACTGGATACCCGCTTTACAACACATGTTGTTACCTTCAGTAGCGCTGTAAAGGGGGATTACAATATTGTGTTATTGCCGCCGAGTGTTAGCTCTGACTATTACCTCAAACCTGAACCTCAATTACTTGCTTGGTTAACCGAGCAGCACCAACGAGGTGCAGTTATCGCCTCTGCCTGCGCGGGGGCTTTTATACTTGCGGCCTCGGGGCTAAGTCATCAGCGCTTACTTACCACGCATTGGGGGTTAACTGAGGCATTTAAACGGCACTTTCCTAACCAGCCTATTGATACGCGAAAAATTTTAATCGATCACAATGATATTATGTCGGCTGGCGGCATGATGTCATGGCTTGATCTTGGATTAGAGCTAGTCAAAAAATATAGCGGTCACTTAGTCATGCGCAAGTTAGGCAAAACGCTTGTCGTAGATACGGCTCAGCGGGAGCAGAGCTACTATCATCAATTTCAGCCAAACTTTCAACATGGTGATGATGCTGTGCTGCGCGCTCAGCAATACATTAACACCCATTATGGTCGCAATATTTCAATTACAGAACTGGCTGATATCGCTCTACTTACTCAAAGAACCTTACAGCGACGTTTTGCTAAGGTGCTCGGACTCAAGCCAAATCAATATCTGCAACGGTTTCGAGTGCAGAAAATGTGTGATTTATTAGAAAGCACGAGCAAGCCATTTGATTGGATTGCGCATCAGGTCGGATACGAGGATACGACAGCCTGCCGTAAGGTGTTTAATAAGTCTATGGGCTTAACACCAAGCGAGTTTCGAAAACGTTTCTAG
- a CDS encoding cysteine hydrolase family protein, whose translation MNNSALLVIDIQNDYFPGGLFPLWNTENTLANINTAIKKAAEQNMEVIYVQHIANPEQGKAPFFNANTSGVELHNGLRQAQENGHHIVKSYADSFEQTSLNDLLQSKGIDTLYICGMMTQNCVTHTALSKSAEQYNVYILSDCCTTLDEMIHKIALNGVSTRVPLITASQM comes from the coding sequence GTGAACAATAGTGCACTATTGGTTATCGATATTCAAAATGACTACTTTCCTGGAGGACTTTTCCCGCTATGGAATACCGAAAATACACTAGCAAACATCAATACAGCTATCAAAAAAGCAGCAGAGCAAAATATGGAAGTCATTTATGTCCAGCACATAGCTAATCCAGAGCAAGGAAAAGCACCATTTTTCAATGCCAACACAAGCGGTGTAGAGCTTCATAATGGCCTACGCCAAGCGCAAGAAAACGGCCACCATATAGTAAAGTCCTACGCCGACAGCTTTGAGCAAACCTCCTTAAACGATTTGCTCCAATCTAAAGGTATCGACACTTTATATATCTGCGGCATGATGACACAAAACTGTGTAACCCATACCGCGCTATCGAAATCGGCGGAGCAGTACAATGTCTACATTCTCAGTGATTGCTGCACTACCCTAGATGAAATGATCCACAAAATTGCACTCAACGGTGTTTCAACACGAGTACCGTTAATCACCGCATCGCAAATGTAG
- a CDS encoding malate synthase G codes for MSKYVTHSGFQIATPLAQFVEQSLLPGTGIAVNQFWQGVANIFSELGKQNQALLDKRDTLQQQIDDYHLSHPDWQSAEYRTFLESIGYLQPEPEDFAIETEHVEPEIASAAGPQLVVPVSNARFALNAANARWGSLYDALYGTDVLGEEDGAERTQAYNPNRGFKVMAYARQFLDKALPLAEGSHIESTNYAILDGNLVITLNDSTQVALQKPEQLVGYQGEAQNPSAVLLRHHDLHIEIQIDPHHPIGQADKAGIKDVVLEAALTTIMDCEDSVAAVDAQDKVLVYQNWLGLMKGSLSETFEKSGQSLTRTLNADRSYVDTQGQRMTLKGRSMMFVRNVGHLMTTPAILDAEGNEQFEGILDAIMTSTAALHDLQGNSPFKNSTAASINIVKPKMHGPEEVAFTDTLFSRVEALLSLPKNTIKMGIMDEERRTSVNLKACIAAAKQRVVFINTGFLDRTGDEIHTSMLAGPVLPKVAIKGQSWIAAYEDQNVDIGLKTGFRKKAQIGKGMWPMPDKMALMMEQKQGHPESGANTAWVPSPTAATLHAMHYHYVDVFARQLEIKTRQQASLDNLLTPPLMLENDLSAEDIQAELDNNAQGILGYVVRWIDQGVGCSKVPDINHVGLMEDRATLRISSQHIANWLYHGICSEEQVEKTFRRMAAVVDGQNEGDSLYQPMLNDHKPLTENLAYKAALSLVFEGRVQPNGYTEPLLHAYRQAYKQQAN; via the coding sequence ATGAGCAAGTATGTCACTCATTCAGGCTTCCAAATTGCGACTCCACTGGCGCAGTTTGTTGAGCAATCTCTACTTCCCGGTACGGGGATCGCGGTCAATCAATTTTGGCAAGGCGTAGCGAATATTTTTTCGGAACTTGGGAAGCAAAACCAAGCGTTACTCGACAAACGCGATACCCTGCAACAGCAAATTGACGATTACCACCTCTCTCATCCTGATTGGCAATCTGCAGAATATCGGACATTTCTTGAATCTATTGGTTATTTGCAGCCTGAGCCTGAAGATTTTGCCATCGAAACCGAGCATGTGGAGCCTGAAATAGCGAGCGCTGCCGGTCCTCAGTTAGTGGTGCCTGTCAGTAACGCAAGGTTTGCGCTCAATGCGGCTAATGCGCGTTGGGGCTCCTTGTACGATGCGCTCTATGGAACGGATGTCCTTGGCGAAGAAGATGGCGCTGAGCGTACTCAAGCCTATAATCCTAATCGTGGGTTTAAAGTCATGGCTTATGCTAGGCAGTTTCTCGATAAAGCGCTACCGCTGGCAGAAGGTTCTCACATAGAAAGTACGAACTACGCGATTCTAGACGGCAATTTGGTGATTACACTCAACGACAGCACCCAAGTTGCACTGCAAAAGCCTGAGCAGCTGGTGGGTTATCAGGGGGAGGCGCAAAATCCAAGCGCAGTATTGCTGCGTCACCATGATCTGCATATTGAGATCCAAATTGATCCACACCATCCGATCGGACAGGCAGACAAAGCCGGGATCAAAGATGTCGTCCTTGAGGCTGCACTTACGACAATCATGGATTGTGAAGACTCGGTTGCGGCGGTGGATGCACAAGACAAAGTATTGGTATATCAAAATTGGTTAGGCTTGATGAAAGGGAGCTTGAGTGAGACCTTCGAAAAGTCAGGGCAATCGCTGACTCGGACGCTAAATGCCGACCGAAGTTACGTAGATACACAAGGCCAGCGTATGACACTAAAAGGTCGCTCTATGATGTTTGTGCGCAATGTTGGCCACCTAATGACAACGCCAGCGATACTGGATGCAGAAGGAAACGAGCAGTTTGAAGGGATCTTAGATGCCATCATGACAAGCACGGCTGCGCTGCATGATTTACAAGGCAATAGTCCGTTTAAAAACTCGACGGCAGCGAGTATCAATATCGTGAAGCCGAAGATGCACGGGCCTGAAGAAGTCGCTTTCACTGATACCCTATTTAGCCGAGTTGAAGCGCTGCTCTCGCTACCCAAAAATACCATTAAAATGGGCATTATGGACGAAGAGCGTCGCACTTCGGTAAACTTAAAAGCGTGTATTGCCGCCGCTAAGCAGCGTGTAGTATTTATTAATACGGGCTTTTTAGATAGAACGGGCGATGAAATTCATACCTCAATGCTGGCGGGCCCTGTATTGCCCAAAGTGGCAATTAAAGGACAGTCTTGGATAGCGGCCTATGAAGATCAAAACGTGGATATTGGCCTTAAAACTGGTTTTAGGAAAAAGGCACAAATAGGCAAAGGAATGTGGCCAATGCCAGATAAAATGGCGCTGATGATGGAGCAAAAGCAAGGCCATCCTGAGTCTGGTGCTAATACTGCGTGGGTGCCCTCTCCTACCGCAGCAACGCTCCACGCGATGCACTATCACTATGTGGATGTGTTTGCACGCCAACTTGAGATAAAAACACGTCAGCAAGCATCGCTCGATAACTTACTCACGCCCCCGTTGATGTTAGAAAACGATTTGTCTGCGGAGGATATTCAAGCCGAATTAGACAATAACGCACAAGGCATTTTGGGCTACGTGGTGCGCTGGATAGACCAAGGCGTAGGCTGCTCAAAAGTGCCTGATATCAATCACGTTGGATTAATGGAAGACAGAGCAACGCTTAGGATTTCAAGCCAGCATATCGCTAACTGGTTATATCATGGCATTTGTAGCGAAGAACAAGTAGAAAAAACCTTTAGACGCATGGCCGCTGTGGTAGATGGCCAAAACGAAGGTGACAGCCTCTACCAACCAATGCTCAATGACCATAAACCGCTTACTGAAAACCTTGCCTATAAAGCGGCGTTATCTTTGGTATTTGAAGGCCGAGTACAACCCAATGGTTACACCGAGCCGCTGCTTCACGCCTATCGACAAGCCTATAAGCAGCAGGCTAATTAG
- a CDS encoding isocitrate lyase yields the protein MSQYQTQLDHFSSLCQSQGKTWQSISPEYASRMHLQNRFKTGLDIAKYTAKVMREDMAAYDADSSQYTQSLGCWHGFTAQQMMMAVKRHNKTTKRSYVYLSGWMVAALRSEFGPLPDQSMHEKTAVPALIEEIYTFLKQADARELDHLYKDLDAARAKGQDTTEILSKIDNFETHVVPIIADIDAGFGNEEATYLLAKQMIEAGACAIQIENQVSDAKQCGHQAGKVTVPHEDFLAKINAVRYAFLELGVEDGVIVARTDSLGASLTQKVPVSKAPGDLASQYTSYLDTTPVTSAADLQEGEMAIKLGGELQKPVRLDNGLYQFRAGTEKDRVVLDCVTSLQSGADLLWIETEKPNIEQIAELVNRVREQVPNAKLVYNNSPSFNWTLKFREQVYQQWQEQGKDLSAYPNPSADAKVLMAPELDATELATEADLLVQNFQRDSAREAGIFHHLITLPTYHTAALSTDILAEGYFGDAGMLAYVRDVQRQEIRREQASVKHQDLAGSNIGDTHKEYFSGENALKAGGEANTMNQF from the coding sequence ATGTCTCAGTATCAAACTCAGTTAGATCATTTCTCTAGTCTATGCCAAAGCCAAGGAAAAACTTGGCAGTCTATCAGTCCTGAGTATGCCAGCCGTATGCACCTACAAAACCGCTTTAAAACCGGTTTAGACATTGCAAAATACACGGCAAAAGTGATGCGTGAAGACATGGCAGCGTACGACGCAGATAGCAGCCAATACACGCAATCGCTTGGTTGTTGGCACGGTTTTACCGCGCAACAAATGATGATGGCAGTAAAGCGTCACAATAAAACCACAAAACGCTCTTACGTATACCTAAGTGGCTGGATGGTTGCTGCGCTGCGCTCAGAGTTTGGCCCACTACCTGACCAAAGTATGCATGAAAAAACAGCGGTTCCAGCTTTGATTGAAGAGATCTACACCTTCCTCAAGCAAGCCGATGCGCGAGAGTTAGATCATCTCTACAAAGATCTTGATGCAGCGAGAGCAAAAGGCCAAGATACAACAGAGATCCTTAGCAAAATCGATAACTTCGAAACCCATGTAGTGCCTATCATTGCTGATATTGATGCCGGTTTTGGTAACGAAGAAGCAACCTACCTATTAGCTAAACAAATGATTGAAGCGGGTGCCTGTGCAATTCAAATCGAAAACCAAGTATCGGACGCAAAACAGTGTGGCCACCAAGCAGGTAAAGTAACGGTTCCCCATGAGGACTTTTTAGCTAAGATTAACGCTGTACGATATGCTTTCCTTGAGCTTGGTGTTGAAGATGGCGTTATCGTCGCACGCACTGACTCATTGGGTGCAAGTTTGACGCAAAAAGTGCCAGTATCAAAAGCGCCGGGCGACCTTGCGAGTCAATACACTAGCTATTTAGACACCACGCCAGTTACCTCGGCCGCTGACTTACAAGAAGGTGAGATGGCAATTAAATTGGGTGGCGAACTGCAAAAGCCAGTTCGCTTAGACAACGGTTTATACCAATTCAGAGCAGGCACAGAAAAAGATCGTGTGGTACTAGACTGTGTAACCAGTCTTCAATCAGGCGCAGATCTATTGTGGATTGAAACCGAAAAGCCAAATATCGAGCAAATCGCCGAGCTGGTTAACCGAGTTCGTGAACAAGTGCCTAACGCTAAGCTTGTGTACAACAACTCGCCATCGTTCAACTGGACATTAAAATTCCGTGAACAGGTATACCAACAATGGCAGGAGCAAGGTAAAGACTTATCGGCATACCCAAATCCAAGTGCGGACGCAAAAGTGTTGATGGCGCCAGAGTTAGACGCAACCGAATTGGCAACCGAAGCCGATCTACTGGTGCAAAACTTCCAGCGTGACTCAGCAAGAGAAGCGGGAATTTTCCATCACCTTATTACACTGCCAACTTACCATACCGCAGCGCTCAGCACAGATATTCTGGCTGAAGGCTATTTTGGTGACGCGGGTATGCTTGCCTATGTACGCGATGTG